A genomic stretch from Festucalex cinctus isolate MCC-2025b chromosome 13, RoL_Fcin_1.0, whole genome shotgun sequence includes:
- the LOC144033528 gene encoding uncharacterized protein LOC144033528 — protein MDAVGERLWLELPACQRKWKVIRDKFVRIKKRLGGRSGDAGGNKVPDLYFFLSWLSPHIRHRESESNFDDEKHTSTHAKGPEDPSEGGATPRLATPRLATPRPLPGSSDLLYDLQPHYNSSQASCHLQNSHDRSSPHHDRSSPQYTSHDRSSPQYTSHDRSSPQYTSHDRSSPQYTSHDRSSPQHIGTQLTSPRPNEPHLTSPCSSSPWPNSSQSSNASSSSPQPSTSTGNTDHQLHPLQSPPHTTTLKRKRRDDLLKDLEARRKVMEERLLAIMDESHRFGSHVGDLVRRLHEKQRGMAMREVASYLYSLME, from the exons atgGATGCGGTCGGAGAGCGTCTTT GGTTGGAGTTGCCGGCGTGCCAGCGAAAGTGGAAAGTGATTCGTGACAAATTCGTCCGCATCAAGAAGCGTTTGGGCGGGAGGAGTGGAGACGCCGGTGGTAACAAAGTCCCTGACTTGTACTTTTTCCTGTCGTGGCTGTCTCCCCATATTCGACATCGGGAGTCTGAGTCAAATTTCGACGATGAAAAG CACACATCAACCCACGCCAAAGGTCCAGAAGACCCATCCGAAGGTGGGGCTACACCACGGCTGGCTACACCACGGCTGGCTACGCCACGGCCACTGCCAGGCTCCTCCGATTTGCTCTACGATTTGCAGCCTCACTACAACAGCTCACAGGCCAGCTGCCATCTGCAGAACAGTCATGACCGCAGCAGCCCCCATCATGACCGCAGCAGCCCCCAGTACACAAGTCATGACCGCAGCAGCCCCCAGTACACAAGTCATGACCGCAGCAGCCCCCAGTACACAAGTCATGACCGCAGCAGCCCACAGTACACAAGTCATGACCGCAGCAGCCCCCAGCACATTGGTACTCAACTCACAAGCCCTCGGCCCAACGAGCCACACCTCACCAGTCCTTGCTCCAGCAGCCCATGGCCCAACAGCTCTCAGTCCAGCAACGCGTCGTCCAGCAGCCCTCAACCCAGCACCTCAACTGGCAACACTGACCATCAGCTACATCCTCTccaatcaccaccacacaccaCAACACTGAAGAGGAAGCGCCGAGATGACCTGTTGAAGGACCTTGAGGCTAGAAGGAAAGTGATGGAGGAGCGGCTGCTAGCCATAATGGACGAAAGTCATCGATTTGGTTCACATGTGGGTGACCTTGTAAGAAGACTGCATGAGAAACAGAGGGGAATGGCTATGAGGGAGGTCGCAAGTTACCTTTATAGTTTGATGGAGTAa